In Vulpes lagopus strain Blue_001 chromosome 1, ASM1834538v1, whole genome shotgun sequence, a genomic segment contains:
- the RABL3 gene encoding rab-like protein 3 isoform X2 produces MASLDRVKVLVLGDSGVGKSSLVHLLCQNQVLGNPSWTVGCSVDVRVHDYKEGTPEEKTYYIELWDVGGSVGSASSVKSTRAVFYNSVNGIILVHDLTNKKSSQNLYRWSLEALNRDLVPTGVLVTNGDYDREQFADNQIPLLVIGTKLDQIHETKRHEVLTRTAFLAEDFNAEEINLVIEKRYFLREGNQIPGFPDRKRFGGGTLKSLHYD; encoded by the exons ATGGCGTCCCTGGATCGGGTGAAGGTACTGGTGTTGGGAGACTCAG GTGTCGGGAAATCTTCACTGGTTCATCTTCTGTGCCAAAATCAAGTACTAGGAAATCCATCATGGACTGTGGGCTGTTCAGTAGATGTCAGA GTTCATGACTACAAAGAAGGAACCCCAGAAGAGAAGACCTACTATATAGAATTATGGGATGTTGGAGGCTCTGTGGGCAGTGCCAGCAGTGTGAAGAGCACAAGAGCAGTGTTCTACAACTCTGTAAAtg GTATTATTTTAGTACATGACCTAACAAATAAGAAGTCATCGCAAAACTTGTATCGTTGGTCATTGGAAGCTCTCAACAGGGATTTGGTGCCAACTGGAGTGTTGGTGACAAATGG GGATTATGACCGGGAACAGTTTGCTGATAACCAAATCCCATTGTTGGTAATAGGGACTAAACTGGATCAGATTCATGAAACCAAGCGCCATGAAGTTTTAACTAGAACTGCTTTCCTGGCTGAGGATTTCAATGCAGAAGAAATTAATTTG GTCATAGAGAAGAGATACTTTCTAAGAGAAGGCAATCAG ATTCCAGGCTTTCCAGATCGGAAAAGGTTTGGGGGAGGAACATTAAAGAGCCTTCATTATGACTGA
- the RABL3 gene encoding rab-like protein 3 isoform X1 yields the protein MASLDRVKVLVLGDSGVGKSSLVHLLCQNQVLGNPSWTVGCSVDVRVHDYKEGTPEEKTYYIELWDVGGSVGSASSVKSTRAVFYNSVNGIILVHDLTNKKSSQNLYRWSLEALNRDLVPTGVLVTNGDYDREQFADNQIPLLVIGTKLDQIHETKRHEVLTRTAFLAEDFNAEEINLDCTNPRYLAAGSSNAVKLSRFFDKVIEKRYFLREGNQIPGFPDRKRFGGGTLKSLHYD from the exons ATGGCGTCCCTGGATCGGGTGAAGGTACTGGTGTTGGGAGACTCAG GTGTCGGGAAATCTTCACTGGTTCATCTTCTGTGCCAAAATCAAGTACTAGGAAATCCATCATGGACTGTGGGCTGTTCAGTAGATGTCAGA GTTCATGACTACAAAGAAGGAACCCCAGAAGAGAAGACCTACTATATAGAATTATGGGATGTTGGAGGCTCTGTGGGCAGTGCCAGCAGTGTGAAGAGCACAAGAGCAGTGTTCTACAACTCTGTAAAtg GTATTATTTTAGTACATGACCTAACAAATAAGAAGTCATCGCAAAACTTGTATCGTTGGTCATTGGAAGCTCTCAACAGGGATTTGGTGCCAACTGGAGTGTTGGTGACAAATGG GGATTATGACCGGGAACAGTTTGCTGATAACCAAATCCCATTGTTGGTAATAGGGACTAAACTGGATCAGATTCATGAAACCAAGCGCCATGAAGTTTTAACTAGAACTGCTTTCCTGGCTGAGGATTTCAATGCAGAAGAAATTAATTTG GATTGCACAAATCCACGGTACTTAGCTGCAGGTTCTTCCAATGCTGTCAAGCTCAGTAGGTTTTTTGATAAG GTCATAGAGAAGAGATACTTTCTAAGAGAAGGCAATCAG ATTCCAGGCTTTCCAGATCGGAAAAGGTTTGGGGGAGGAACATTAAAGAGCCTTCATTATGACTGA